The Virgibacillus sp. SK37 region CCAGCAACTGTAAACATAGATAATGCAAAAATTACAGCAGTTACTGCCATCTTTACTATTTGATTTGAAATGTTTTTCGTAGCAGCACGGCATAAAATTAGTACTAAAAATGTTGCAAGTCCACCAATAGGTACATCGAGCATCCATGTAGGTGACATAAAATTGGCAAACACTACGCCTAATGTTACAGCAAGGACATATCGTTTATGATAGAGTGCGAGATAATTGAACATCTCTGACATTCTTAACTGGATCGCCCCAAAACTAAATACTGCAAACCAGGCTGTAACAACTACATATAACGCTACAATGAGCGCTACTTTGGTTAGTTCACTGACGGATGTGGTAACCGACGTGTTTGAAATCGTTTTATTCAATTTACTATCTCCTTTGTAAGACAGTTTCCTACTGTCTTAGTAATAACTACGACCAAAGGAAGACCAAGTGCCGTAGTGCAGACCTTAGCAAGCCTGCCTGCCTATTATAGCAAACTATTTTAAATGCGAATAGACATTCTTTACTTTATTGTCCAGCCACCGTCCATTGGCATGACTGCACCATGTATGTAATCTGCTGCATTACTTGCCAAAAAAAGCGTCAGACCAGCAACCTCCTCTGGTTGAGCCCATCGCCCTGCAGGTGTTTCACTTGCTACCCATTCGGCCATCGCACCATCTCCAGCAAAATCTGCTGCATTCATTGGTGTTTGAATAGCTCCCGGTGCTATCGCATTTGCGCGAATCCCTTCACGGCAATAATCCAAATCAAGCTGTTTGGTATAACCTATAATGGCATGCTTGGAAGCTGTATAAGCAGCTCCTCCACCCCCAGCTATAAGCCCTGCAATCGAAGCCATATTCACGATGACACCAGAAGCATTTTCTATCATATGGGGAAGAATGGCATTCGTCACAAAGTAGGTGCCTTTTATGTTTGTATTCATAATCCGGTCCCATAATGCTTCATCCGTATCCAATGTTTTTGCATAGCCATCCAGCACACCAGCCGTATTTAATAAAATATCAATTCTGCCAAATTCGGCTAAAGCATGTTGGACCGCTTTTTCAACGGCTTTCTTTTCTGCAACACTGCCCTCGATAAAAGCAAATCGACCTTCATATTGCTGAAAAATTTCGTTTAATCCCTTTTCAACGAGATCAAAACCAACTACATTTGCACCGTTTTCTAAAAAATCCAATGCTTGCGCCCGGCCAATCCCTGAAGCTGCGCCGGTTACAAATACTGTTTTTCCGTTAAACTCAGGAAATCTCATCTTGCTTTCCATTGGCGATCTGTATCCTGCTCAACAATCTGCCAATCGTCAGCAAGAATATCGCAAACGGTGGGACTGAACATGGTGTAACCCTCGCCCTCCACATTAATTAAAAAATATGGGTTCAATTTCTCACCATCATGCTCTGTTTCACCAACGAGCTTCACATAGAGTTCAGGACCGCCCCATCCCTGGCGAATCACCTTTTTCCCTACCTTTACTTGTGGTAGTATCTCTTCAAATGTCATGCTTATCCATCCTTCCTTCATTCAAGTCTTCTGTCATGTTAGTATAGGGCATGAAAAACGAGAAAGCAATGGAAGGAACGCAATCTCACGCTTATACAAACCCAAGTTCTTTTGCTTCAAAGAGCAATTCTTTCCTGAAAGCAGGATGGGCAATATCAATTAGTGCTCTCGTGCCTTCTCTAATCCCCTTCCCACGTAGTTTCACTACACCATACTCTGTTACAGTATACAGCAACACCGTCTTCGGACTTGGTTATAAGGTTAACGCCTTCATGTCTTGAGGGTTGCATAATTTCTTTTTAATTGCTCACAATATCTATAGCAGTTATCCTCACTCTCCAATATTTCTCCACCATTAGTATAAAAGTTTTAAAACATGAATAGTGGAACTTCTTCCCCCGCATAAAAACTTGGCATTAAGGGTAAGAAATGAATAGACAGTTTTTATGGGAGGTTACATAGTGGAAACAAAGATGAATAAAGGAATTATCACCGCATTAGCATCTATTGGGATCGCGCAAGGGCTTAAGATCCTTACACATAAAAGGCTGACAGGGAAATGGGATATCAAGCAGGCAGCAACGACAGGCGGGATGCCGAGTTCCCATTCCGCGGGGGTTTCTGCATTGGCAACGTATATTGCTGCAAATAAGGGCTCGCGCCATACGGAAACTGCGCTAGCTACCGTATTTGGAGTGATTGTAATGTATGATGCACAAGGGATTCGCCGGCATACTGGGGAAATTGCTCAGCTTGTTAATGAGTTAGAGGATAAATTTGCTGATCTTTCAGGTGAATTTCCTAGCTTTGAGTTTGTTGCCAAAGAGAAGGAATTAAAAGAAATTCTTGGCCATCAACCGCTGGAAGTATTGGGTGGTGCATTACTGGGTATAACGCTTGGGTTCATCTCTGCAAAGTATGAAGACAGTAAAGAGGGTACACGTGCGCAATAACTATTGCGCTGTGTACCCTCTTTTCACATGTATTGAACTGAATTAAGCTTGTCTCTTTAGTCAGCCACCCTCGCACATTGGACTACCGCTTCTTCCAGCACATCGATTCCTGCTAAAATATCGTCCAGCTCCGTAAATTCATTGGGATGGTGACTAAGCCCATCTACAGAAGGAACAAAAATAAGGCCAACAGGGCAAAGCGTTGCCATATTCATTGCATCATGACCAGCTCCACTATGCATCTGCTGGTATGGAAGTGCTTTTTCTTCACAAATAGTTTCTAAATTATGATTCATTTCTGCCGATAATTGAACAGGCTCTTCCGAAGCGATTTCAACCGTTTCGATATCCAGTTCTCTTTCCGCTCGGATCCTGGCAATAGCATCATGCACATGATCAGCTACTCGTTGTCTTGAATCCAAGCAAGTGGAACGAATATCAATTTTAAGTTCTACCTCGCCTGGCACGATGTTCATCGCTCCATTAGGTAAATTCAAGTACCCAATAGTAGCAACCGTTCCAGCAGCTTCCTCACGCTTCGCAGCTCGCTCCAGCGCGAGAGATAACTCAGCTGCTCCAAGAAGTGCATCTTTTCTCATGTTCATTGGCGTAGTGCCTGAGTGGGAAGCCTTGCCGAGCATCTTTACTGAAAACCGAATTGGTGCAGCAATTCCAGTGACAATACCGATTTTTTTCTTGTTGTTTATTAATACAGGTCCTTGTTCTACATGCAATTCGAAAAAGGCTTTTATCTTCTCATCTGCCCTGCTTGCCTGATCAATTTGGTCATAATCCAACGCACATAAAGAAAATGCCTTTTCAACCGTAATCCCATCACGGTCTTTGAGATGCCTATATTTCTCTTTTTCCAGTGCTCCTGTCATTGCTTTACTGCCAAGCGTGGAGACACCAAAGCGAGCAGATTCCTCACAGGCAAAGGAAATAATCTCGATGGGATGCTCTGTCATGATGTTGTTTTCATTCATACGCCTTACCACTTCCAGTGCAGCCGTAACGCCAACTGTCCCGTCATAGCGTCCTCCCTGATAAACCGTATCCAAATGTGACCCCATGAGAACAGGCGGAAGCTCATTATTTCTGCCTTGTCTCCGTGCAATCATATTTCCAGTTGGATCCAGACGTACCTCCATGCCCTCCGCAATACACAGACGCATAAAGGCATGTGTGCATGTTTGTTCCAGATCCGTATAGGCGATTCTTGTAATCCCTTTATCTCCAGAATTATATTGATTCACTTTATTCAGTAATAATTGATATCTATGTTTTTGTGCCATAACCAAACTCCCCGACAAATATTTCTGTATCTTTATTATAGCGGGAAAAGAGGGGATTGTCCTTGTGACAAAGTATAAACATGATATTTTGAATATCTCCTTTTTCTTCTATTTCCGTGATAAATTACCTATACCAGAACCTGACCCTTACATATTGTAGTTATATAGGTTTAGAAATGAGGTGCAAAACAATGAGCAAAAGATCGCTAAATACCGATTATCCCCACTGGAATGAGCTTCCGTATGCAGGGGAAACGAAGCCACCCAACGATCCAGAAGCTCCTTTTGCTGGTAGCTGGACAACATACTTTATTCGATATCAACAGAATGAATGGGTATCAGCCTTCAATGGAAAGACGATTCACTTTAAAATTCGTCATCCTGAGTCGATCGACTGGTATAAACAATTAGCTGTTGTACAACGAACGCAGCGAAAGTTAACGAGGGAACAAAAAACAATTGCCACATACTGGGGATCAGGAGTAGCTACTAAGCAATGGACACCGATTGCAGATCAACTAATCGATTCCTATGGCGTAGAGGCTCCGAGGGGCGCAAGAATATTAGCAGCACTGCATGCGGCAATAAATGATGCATTCGTTTTAACATGGTCTTATAAATTCAAATGGTTTGTCGCCCGTCCAAACCAATTAGATCACAACCTGGCAACCTTCCTTTGTACGCCGAGACACCCTTCTTATCCATCTGGTCATGCGGCTGTTGCCGGTGCTGCGGAAACTGTGCTTTCATACTTTTTCCCTGCAGAAAGACGTCGTCTGCACGAGCTAGCTGAAGAAGCTGCACAATCCCGTTTATATGCAGGGGTCCATTTCCCAGTAGATAATGAGCAGGGCTTGCGACTGGGAAGACAGGTAGGAGAGCTTGCTGTGGATCAATTACGCGAGGAAAGAGATACAGAGGATCATAACATTGATACACCATACAGATATTCCGCAAATGTAAAACTAACTCCGCCACCGTATGAACAAGTTATTCCATTTGAATTTGATGATCACTGCGATTCCTTGACTATGAACGAGGATTATAGAGAGAAAAAGTCAGCCCCAACAGCAAACAAGCACAAGCCAAAGCTATTTTACTAGTAGAAAATAGAAGCACAATATCGGGGGTGAGGCTCTTTTTTACAACTAATTCAGTGCTCAATGCTTTTGTCCATTAACCATCTATATCAATAAAAAAACGCAGACTTCATATCTGCGTTTTTTTCGTATCTATTAATTATACAATCCTTCATCCTCCAGCTTTTTCTTTCCTTTGAAAGCAAGCGTAACAAGGACAATATTAATAATTAGCATTGCAATAATTGAATACAATACAAGTGTGTAACTTCCTGTTAAATCATAGACATAACCATAACCAGGCAATGCTACAACACCTGCAACTGCTAAACCAATTCCAATAGATGCATAGATTTGACTATATTCTTTATTACCAAAGATAGAAGAGGTTAGCAATGGTCCTAATGTTCCAATAGATGCTGTTACAAAACCAAAAATACCAATTGCTAATGTGAAGATAGCCGCATTTCCTGGGACAAAGATTAATAAACTAACAGCTACAATTCCGCTTAGCATAGAGATGATTGCCGTATTTTTCGCGCCAATTTTATCTGACATAAAGCCAAACGCAAGAGCTCCAACGAGCATACCTACCATGAAAGCACCCATTACTTTTCCTGCGAAATCAACCTCGTAGCCGATTCCCATCGCATATGGTCCAATATGCTGTGCAAAACTCCCAATTGCTGTCATAAAGAACAAGAACAGAAGCATGGAGTAAAATGCCAATGATTTCTTAGCATCCGCCATGGTTACCCCACGCTCTGCCGGCTGAGACTTCTTTTCACTCTCCGGAACCTGAAGCATGCCATATGGTAACAAGCCTTTTTCCTCTGGCTTCTTTCTAATAAATAATAATATAACAGGAACTACGATAATAATCGCCGCCACACCTAAAATGATGTAAGCTTGGCGCCAGCCCTGTTCACCTATTAAGCTTCCGGCTAATGGTTGAATGAACGCACCGAACAAGCCAACCGCTGCCATCATGATACCCATTGCCAGTCCATTTTTTTCTTTAAACCAACGATTAATTAATACTGGGCCTGCCATTGTCGTAACGAAAATTGCTCCAAACGCCATCGGCACAGAAAGGACATACCAGCCCCACACAGAATCCATCAAGCCAAATAATGCAAAGGACCCTGCTTGTAAAATAATTGCGACAATTAATAACCCACGAATATCATATTTAGCCATCATTTTCCCTGCCAATGGCAAGAAAAGCATTGTAACAATAGAAGAAATACTAAGATAGATAGATAAGTTCCCAATTCCGATTCCTAAATCCTGTGACACCGGTGACAAAAATAATCCACCAGCATTATTTATTCCCCCACGTGCCAGTCCAATCATAATCGATAAGCCTAATAAGACCCACCATGCAAAATGTATTTTCCCTTTTGTTCCCCGCATAATATATTCTCCCTTTAATAATCCACAAGCCAGTCTTCACTGACTTGTGGATCTATATGTTTTATTATTTAACGAAGCTGAATGGATCCTCCGTCCACCATGATCGTTTGCCCTGTAATATAATCGGAATCCTCACTTGCTAAGAAAACAGCTACTCTACCGATATCTTCTTCAATTTCACCTGCTCTTCTTAATGGAATACCGGAAAGCATTCTTTGGTAATATTCCGGGTTAGCCTCTGCCCACTGAATCATTCCTTCAGATTTAGCAATTGGAGAGATAATGTTTACATTAATACCATATGGACCGAATTCATTTGCAGCAACACGTGTAATTCCGCGAATAGCCTCTTTTGCAGCTGCATAAGAGCCTTGGTTTACATCGCCTTTAATACCAGCGCCTGATGCGAAGTTAATAATTTTTCCTTTTGTTTCCTTCAAGTAAGGAAGTGCTGCCTGCATAAAGTAGAAGGTCGGATAAAATCCGGTATTAAAGGACAGATCCAATTCCTTTTGAGTTGTATCTTCAATAGAAGCCATTTTGGATGCGTGTGCATTATTTACAAGAATATCAATCGTACCCAATTGATCTGCAACCTGCTTTACCACTCCTGCAAGCTTATCATGCTCCATTAGATTTGCTTGGATAAACATACATTCCGGTTGGTACTCCTGAAGTTTTTTAACCGTTTTTTGCCCTGCTTCTTCGTTAAGGTCGACAATAGCAACCTTTGCGCCTTCTTTAACAAAAGCCGTTGCCATTCCACTACCAATACCACCAGCACCACCAGTAATTATTGCAACCTTGCCTTGTAATTTACCCATTTATATCTCCCCTTTTTTCGTTAAATCTATTATCTGCATTTCCATCATATAATGCATTGACTAACAAATCAATCAATAAAATTTTGATGAATTTAAGCTAGAGCTCCTTTTATTTTTTCACTAATGCTATAATAAATGCATTATAGTTACATGTTTTAAATAAAGTGAGGCAAAAAAAATGGCTAGAAGTGAAGAACAATTTAAAAAGATACGTGATCAACGATATGAGGAAATTAGTAATGCTGCATTAAAGATTTTCGCCCGTAAAGGGTTTGCAGGTACAAAAATAAGTGATATTACCTCCTCCATCAATCTCAGTCACGGATTGTTATATCATTATTTCAAATCCAAGGAAGAAATTTATGTGGCTCTTATTACAAACGTACTAGAGTTATTTAGCCAAGCGGTTGAGGAGGCAGAAAGTAATAACGGCACACCATATGATAAGCTCCGCTGGCTGACAGAGCTTACATTTAAGGGAGATTTTGATGTGGCATTAGATCGACACATGCTTCTTATGGAGGCAATGCAAGCAGATTTCCTTTCTCAGGATACGAAAGAACGAATTGTAGAGCAATATACAGAGGCATTAAAGGGTATTGGCAGAATTATTTTTGACGGGCAGCAGACTGGCATATTTCGCGATGGGGATCAAATGGAGCTGGCAGCTTACTATATATCTCTATCTCAAGGAATTACACTGTGGAATGCCAAGGGATTGTATCCCATTCGTGTATCTGCAGATATGGTATTGGATCCGTTAATGAAGCGGGCTTAAAAGGACAATCTATCATTTCTACAACAAGCAATACTTCTATTTACATTAAAAAACAAGCTGGCATCATTACCAGCTTGTTTTTATTTATCAACCTGTATTCACTAAACCTGCAGCAACACCATTAATTGTAAGTAACACTTCTGTCACCAGTTCTTCGGATGGATTTGACGTTTCTCTTAGCTTTTGGATCAAATCAACCTGCAGGAAATTAAGTGGATCAACATATGGATTACGAAGATGCACGGACTCTTTTATATTAGACGTGTGACTTAGCAGCTCTTCGTTTCCGGAAATCTGCAGCAGCGCCTTCTTCGTACGTTCATACTCCTCGGCAATATCTTCATAAATCCGATTTGCCAACACAGGATCCTCTACCAACTCTAAATATTCCTTCGCAGTCTTCATATCAGCTTTCATCAAGGCCATCTGTAAGTTATTAATAGTGGAATGGAAGAAGGACCACTCCTTATACATTGTTTGCAAAATTTCTAAGTTACTTCCATTCTCTTCAATGAAGGATTGCAAACCTGTTCCCGCTGCATACCAAGCAGGGAGCATATGTCTGGATTGCGTCCAGGCGAATACCCACGGAATTGCCCGCAAATCCTCAAAACGCTGACTGTTTTTCCGGCTCATTGGTCGTGAACCAATATTTAAAGCACCTAACTCTGTTAACGGAGTTGCCTGATTGAAATACGTCAGAAAATCAGGGTCGCCAAACACGAGCGATTGGTATTTTCTTAGGGATTTTTCTGAAATAGCCTCCATGGCATCCTCCCATTCTTTTTGACGCAGTTCAACCTGGTCAGAAGAACTGGACACCTTGGCACACGCTTCAAATAAGGCTGCAGCAGCTTGCTCCAGATTACGATAGGCGATATCTTCAAGTAAATACCTGGAGGAAAGTACTTCTCCTTGCTCCGTAATTTTCACACCATCGCCCA contains the following coding sequences:
- a CDS encoding MFS transporter gives rise to the protein MRGTKGKIHFAWWVLLGLSIMIGLARGGINNAGGLFLSPVSQDLGIGIGNLSIYLSISSIVTMLFLPLAGKMMAKYDIRGLLIVAIILQAGSFALFGLMDSVWGWYVLSVPMAFGAIFVTTMAGPVLINRWFKEKNGLAMGIMMAAVGLFGAFIQPLAGSLIGEQGWRQAYIILGVAAIIIVVPVILLFIRKKPEEKGLLPYGMLQVPESEKKSQPAERGVTMADAKKSLAFYSMLLFLFFMTAIGSFAQHIGPYAMGIGYEVDFAGKVMGAFMVGMLVGALAFGFMSDKIGAKNTAIISMLSGIVAVSLLIFVPGNAAIFTLAIGIFGFVTASIGTLGPLLTSSIFGNKEYSQIYASIGIGLAVAGVVALPGYGYVYDLTGSYTLVLYSIIAMLIINIVLVTLAFKGKKKLEDEGLYN
- a CDS encoding 3-oxoacyl-ACP reductase gives rise to the protein MESKMRFPEFNGKTVFVTGAASGIGRAQALDFLENGANVVGFDLVEKGLNEIFQQYEGRFAFIEGSVAEKKAVEKAVQHALAEFGRIDILLNTAGVLDGYAKTLDTDEALWDRIMNTNIKGTYFVTNAILPHMIENASGVIVNMASIAGLIAGGGGAAYTASKHAIIGYTKQLDLDYCREGIRANAIAPGAIQTPMNAADFAGDGAMAEWVASETPAGRWAQPEEVAGLTLFLASNAADYIHGAVMPMDGGWTIK
- a CDS encoding SDR family NAD(P)-dependent oxidoreductase is translated as MGKLQGKVAIITGGAGGIGSGMATAFVKEGAKVAIVDLNEEAGQKTVKKLQEYQPECMFIQANLMEHDKLAGVVKQVADQLGTIDILVNNAHASKMASIEDTTQKELDLSFNTGFYPTFYFMQAALPYLKETKGKIINFASGAGIKGDVNQGSYAAAKEAIRGITRVAANEFGPYGINVNIISPIAKSEGMIQWAEANPEYYQRMLSGIPLRRAGEIEEDIGRVAVFLASEDSDYITGQTIMVDGGSIQLR
- a CDS encoding acetyl-CoA hydrolase/transferase C-terminal domain-containing protein, which codes for MLLYTVTEYGVVKLRGKGIREGTRALIDIAHPAFRKELLFEAKELGFV
- a CDS encoding TetR/AcrR family transcriptional regulator; amino-acid sequence: MARSEEQFKKIRDQRYEEISNAALKIFARKGFAGTKISDITSSINLSHGLLYHYFKSKEEIYVALITNVLELFSQAVEEAESNNGTPYDKLRWLTELTFKGDFDVALDRHMLLMEAMQADFLSQDTKERIVEQYTEALKGIGRIIFDGQQTGIFRDGDQMELAAYYISLSQGITLWNAKGLYPIRVSADMVLDPLMKRA
- a CDS encoding Zn-dependent hydrolase, producing MAQKHRYQLLLNKVNQYNSGDKGITRIAYTDLEQTCTHAFMRLCIAEGMEVRLDPTGNMIARRQGRNNELPPVLMGSHLDTVYQGGRYDGTVGVTAALEVVRRMNENNIMTEHPIEIISFACEESARFGVSTLGSKAMTGALEKEKYRHLKDRDGITVEKAFSLCALDYDQIDQASRADEKIKAFFELHVEQGPVLINNKKKIGIVTGIAAPIRFSVKMLGKASHSGTTPMNMRKDALLGAAELSLALERAAKREEAAGTVATIGYLNLPNGAMNIVPGEVELKIDIRSTCLDSRQRVADHVHDAIARIRAERELDIETVEIASEEPVQLSAEMNHNLETICEEKALPYQQMHSGAGHDAMNMATLCPVGLIFVPSVDGLSHHPNEFTELDDILAGIDVLEEAVVQCARVAD
- a CDS encoding QueT transporter family protein, with product MNKTISNTSVTTSVSELTKVALIVALYVVVTAWFAVFSFGAIQLRMSEMFNYLALYHKRYVLAVTLGVVFANFMSPTWMLDVPIGGLATFLVLILCRAATKNISNQIVKMAVTAVIFALSMFTVAGQLSIMLDLPFFYTWLTVGLGELLSMTVGGFFVYMLSKKIDLSK
- a CDS encoding DUF2829 domain-containing protein codes for the protein MTFEEILPQVKVGKKVIRQGWGGPELYVKLVGETEHDGEKLNPYFLINVEGEGYTMFSPTVCDILADDWQIVEQDTDRQWKAR
- a CDS encoding divergent PAP2 family protein is translated as MNKGIITALASIGIAQGLKILTHKRLTGKWDIKQAATTGGMPSSHSAGVSALATYIAANKGSRHTETALATVFGVIVMYDAQGIRRHTGEIAQLVNELEDKFADLSGEFPSFEFVAKEKELKEILGHQPLEVLGGALLGITLGFISAKYEDSKEGTRAQ
- a CDS encoding vanadium-dependent haloperoxidase, giving the protein MSKRSLNTDYPHWNELPYAGETKPPNDPEAPFAGSWTTYFIRYQQNEWVSAFNGKTIHFKIRHPESIDWYKQLAVVQRTQRKLTREQKTIATYWGSGVATKQWTPIADQLIDSYGVEAPRGARILAALHAAINDAFVLTWSYKFKWFVARPNQLDHNLATFLCTPRHPSYPSGHAAVAGAAETVLSYFFPAERRRLHELAEEAAQSRLYAGVHFPVDNEQGLRLGRQVGELAVDQLREERDTEDHNIDTPYRYSANVKLTPPPYEQVIPFEFDDHCDSLTMNEDYREKKSAPTANKHKPKLFY